In one window of Chiloscyllium plagiosum isolate BGI_BamShark_2017 chromosome 44, ASM401019v2, whole genome shotgun sequence DNA:
- the LOC122543477 gene encoding zinc finger protein 239-like — protein sequence MEEDSTVLSGEKPYTGSVCGQGFTLASDPSKPKCGDGGGKPWKCGDCGKGFISPSKVEIHRRIHTGEKPFTCTKCGKGFTQLSDLLTHQRVHTGERPFTCPDCGKGFTQFTHLLTHQRVHTGEKPFACSDCGKGFAQLSNVLRHQRVHTDKRPFKCPECGKCYKSSEEQTSHQRVHTDERPFRCSHCEAGFKRSSQLTLHQRVHTGDRPFTCSTCGKGFTQLTHLLTHHRTHTGERPFTCAECGKGFAQLTHLLVHQRSHTGEKPFTCSACGKAFTASSILQAHQRVHTDERPFRCSYCGTGFKHSSQLTVHHRLHTGERPFTCSDCGKGFTQSSHLLRHQRVHK from the coding sequence ATGGAAGAAGACAGCACCGTTCTCAGTGGAGAGAAACCGTATACAGGTTCTGTGTGCGGACAAGGATTCACTCTAGCATCTGATCCGTCAAAACCCAAATGCGGTGACGGTGGGGGGAAGCCGTGGAAATGCGGAGACTGCGGCAAGGGGTTTATTTCCCCATCAAAGGTGGAAATTCACCGGCgcattcacaccggggagaagccgTTCACCTGCAccaagtgtgggaagggcttcactcagctatctgacctgctgacacaccagagagttcacacgggggagaggccgttcacctgccctGACTGTGGGAAGGGTTTCACCCAGTTCACCCACTTGCTGACGCACCAGCGCGTGCACACGGGAGAGAAGCCGTTCGCCTGCTCcgactgtgggaaaggcttcgCTCAGTTATCCAACGTGCTGcgacaccagcgggttcacaccgaTAAGAGGCCTTTCAAATGCCCAGAGTGCGGGAAGTGCTACAAAAGCTCCGAGGAGCAAACGTCCCATCAGCGTGTTCACACGGACGAGAGGCCGTTCAGGTGCTCTCACTGTGAGGCTGGTTTCAAGCGCTCGTCTCAACTGACTctacaccagcgggttcacactggagACAGGCCGTTCACTTGCTCCACGTGCGGGAAGGGGTTCACTCAGTTAACCCATCTGCTGACACACCATCGAACGCACACCGGGGAGAGACCCTTCACCTGCGCGGAGTGTGGAAAGGGCTTCGCCCAGCTCACCCACCTGCTGGTCCACCAGAGATCTCACACTGGGGAAaagccgttcacctgctctgcgTGTGGCAAGGCATTCACGGCCTCGTCCATTCTGCAGgcacaccagcgggttcacactgatGAGCGACCATTCAGGTGCTCCTACTGTGGGACAGGGTTCAAGCACTCCTCTCAACTCACTGTCCACCACCGTCTTCACACGggggagagaccgttcacttGCTCCGACTGTggcaaaggattcactcagtcatcccacCTACTgagacaccagcgagttcacaaaTAA